One region of Anticarsia gemmatalis isolate Benzon Research Colony breed Stoneville strain chromosome 2, ilAntGemm2 primary, whole genome shotgun sequence genomic DNA includes:
- the LOC142981659 gene encoding protein tramtrack, beta isoform-like isoform X2: MATQRFCLRWNNHQSNMLSVFDQLLHAETFTDVTLAVDGQLLKAHKMVLSACSPYFQALFVNHQEKHPIVILKDVPYADMKSLLDFMYRGEVSVDQERLTAFLKVAESLRIKGLTEVNEEKCDIPALTNSLIQQQGNAHTPPPQLHRIHPYVHQKRPASGMPSGGAPPNLLMPLLGNALMQPKRKRGRPRKLSGSSSDALNTAASPPGEFVPEAASHASNRPGDQLIRGSPEMLEVKMSMDSFNAEDGGTSGGEEAGEALLIDEGDDAQSTEAPMTGKDSESADPEKPPKEEIQQNYSTNGPVLSIENGSIKQEPAGDVNDGYNEPIEYKYNPDRSRENSNSQDGPVKDTEDKNRLGRNLKPKNSKKLLPQMSKIRARNLFNQLSGLSNLNPALNTFDKFPPEPVLMPALATQLFAAELEQNNLNLANNDVSDLAQTNWEHRIFPSPIRKANMGSVGNYHEETNESVRDYCIKEGENVFRCKICARVYTHISNFCRHYVTSHKKDVKVFPCPICFKEFTRKDNMIAHLKIIHKNQPNANEQMAKQES, encoded by the exons ATGGCCACGCAAAGATTTTGTTTGAGGTGGAACAACCACCAATCTAACATGCTGTCTGTGTTCGACCAACTACTACACGCCGAGACGTTCACAGACGTGACGCTAGCCGTCGACGGCCAGCTGCTGAAAGCACACAAGATGGTGTTGTCGGCTTGCAGTCCCTACTTCCAAGCTCTGTTCGTTAACCACCAAGAGAAACATcctattgttatattaaagGACGTTCCATACGCAGACATGAAAAGTTTATTAGACTTCATGTACAGAGGAGAAGTGAGCGTCGACCAGGAAAGGCTGACGGCATTTTTGAAAGTAGCCGAGAGCTTAAGAATTAAGGGCCTCACTGAAGTGAACGAGGAGAAGTGTGATATTCCAGCGCTCACGAACTCGTTAATACAACAACAGGGCAACGCGCACACGCCTCCCCCTCAGCTGCACAGAATACACCCGTACGTACATCAGAAACGACCGGCATCCGGGATGCCCAGCGGAGGGGCGCCACCTAACTTATTAATGCCCTTACTCGGAAACGCACTAATGCAACCGAAAAGAAAACGAGGCCGACCAAGAAAACTTAGTGGCAGCTCAAGTGACGCTCTCAACACAGCGGCCAGCCCTCCCGGCGAGTTCGTTCCCGAGGCGGCGTCTCACGCATCAAACAGACCCGGCGATCAACTGATAAGAGGTTCTCCCGAAATGTTGGAAGTCAAGATGTCGATGGACAGCTTCAACGCCGAGGACGGCGGCACGTCGGGCGGCGAGGAGGCGGGCGAGGCGCTGCTCATCGACGAGGGCGACGACGCCCAGTCGACCGAGGCTCCCATGACCGGCAAAGACTCCGAGTCCGCAG ATCCCGAAAAACCGCCCAAAGAGGAAATACAACAAAACTATTCAACAAACGGGCCTGTACTATCTATCGAAAATGGATCCATTAAACAAGAACCCGCCGGCGACGTTAACGACGGTTACAATGAACCAattgaatacaaatataatCCCGACAGAAGCCGCGAAAATTCCAACTCGCAGGATGGCCCTGTTAAAGATACAGAAGACAAAAACAGACTAGGTCGTAACTTAAAGCCAAAGAATAGTAAAAAATTGCTACCCCAAATGTCAAAAATTAGAGCTCGAAACTTGTTCAATCAGCTATCTGGCTTGTCCAACCTGAACCCCGCGTTAAATACGTTCGACAAATTCCCCCCGGAGCCCGTGCTCATGCCGGCGCTCGCCACGCAGCTGTTCGCCGCTGAACTAGAGCAAAATAACCTTAACTTGGCTAATAACGACGTATCCGATTTAGCGCAGACCAATTGGGAGCACCGTATATTTCCCTCGCCTATAAGGAAGGCCAATATGGGAAGCGTGGGCAACTATCACGAGGAGACAAACGAATCGGTGCGAGATTACTGCATTAAAGAAGGGGAAAACGTATTCAGATGTAAAATATGTGCGAGGGTCTACACTCACATTAGTAATTTCTGCAGGCACTACGTTACTTCTCACAAGAAAGATGTCAAAGTTTTTCCCTGCCCCATCTGCTTCAAAGAGTTCACTCGAAAAGATAACATGATCGCCCATCTAAAGATCATCCACAAAAATCAGCCAAATGCCAACGAGCAGATGGCGAAGCAGGAGTCTTAA